A genome region from Carya illinoinensis cultivar Pawnee chromosome 2, C.illinoinensisPawnee_v1, whole genome shotgun sequence includes the following:
- the LOC122296560 gene encoding dof zinc finger protein DOF2.1-like: MIQELFGGAGLIAGERKISPKGGVLQGIPSSSSPLPSSSSSSTTTITTTTSSNSETQNNLRCPRCDSPNTKFCYYNNYNLTQPRHFCKTCRRYWTKGGALRNVPIGGGCRKNKSPAMSASIGKSSSGKMKTISCEIGRLGLGGGHDPEFPSGPILWGSPQNSHLLALLRSTQNPNPNHLSNSVNVKEEAGNMGGSHMIMTEPAFANGGSNVRTLGLDPLGQVPSLGLCSSFWRNNQHQGQQQNGFVLGEAQNGGIQELFQRLRSPNNNYYGDHHSPVVLNNLAYSSSSSPSILESASLAGGELGNCNPAFSWSDLHTTNGAYP; encoded by the coding sequence atgatccAAGAACTGTTCGGAGGTGCAGGTCTAATAGCAGGAGAGAGGAAAATCTCTCCTAAAGGGGGAGTTTTACAAGGCAtaccttcttcttcatctcctctaccatcttcttcttcatcctcaACAACTACTATTACTACAACAACTTCATCAAATTCAGAAACCCAAAACAACTTGAGGTGTCCACGATGCGATTCACCCAACACAAAGTTCTGTTACTACAACAACTACAACCTCACTCAGCCTCGCCACTTCTGCAAGACTTGTCGCCGGTATTGGACGAAAGGAGGTGCACTCCGAAACGTTCCAATTGGAGGTGGATGCCGAAAGAACAAGAGTCCTGCTATGTCAGCATCTATTGGAAAATCAAGCTCAGGCAAGATGAAGACCATATCATGTGAGATTGGAAGGTTAGGCCTTGGAGGTGGGCATGATCCTGAGTTTCCATCAGGTCCAATTCTGTGGGGTTCGCCACAGAACTCTCATCTGTTGGCCTTACTTCGATCTACTCagaaccctaaccctaatcaCCTGTCAAATTCTGTTAACGTGAAGGAGGAGGCCGGAAATATGGGTGGATCCCACATGATCATGACTGAGCCAGCGTTTGCAAATGGTGGATCCAATGTTCGGACTTTGGGCTTGGATCCTCTTGGCCAGGTCCCTTCTCTTGGTCTATGCAGCTCTTTCTGGAGAAATAATCAACATCAAGGACAGCAACAAAATGGCTTTGTACTTGGCGAAGCTCAAAATGGTGGGATTCAAGAACTGTTTCAGAGGCTCAGATCACCAAATAATAATTACTATGGTGATCATCACTCACCAGTAGTTCTGAATAACTTAGCttattcatcttcatcttccccTTCCATTTTGGAGTCGGCTTCCCTGGCTGGGGGTGAATTGGGGAACTGTAATCCAGCATTTTCGTGGTCTGATCTCCATACAACTAATGGTGCATATCCTTGA